One Candidatus Synechococcus calcipolaris G9 genomic window carries:
- the rplV gene encoding 50S ribosomal protein L22 yields MVSSFIPTAQASARYVRMSPHKVRRVLDQLRGQTYRDALIMLRFMPYRACDPVTKVLRSAAANAENNLGLDPATLIISEAYADQGPSLKRFRPRAQGRAYQIRKPTCHITISVASVDFTDE; encoded by the coding sequence ATGGTTTCCTCTTTTATCCCCACTGCCCAAGCGTCCGCCCGTTATGTGCGGATGTCCCCCCACAAGGTTCGTCGAGTTCTCGATCAACTACGGGGACAAACCTATCGAGATGCCCTGATTATGCTGCGGTTTATGCCCTACCGGGCCTGTGATCCCGTGACCAAAGTATTGCGATCGGCCGCAGCCAATGCAGAGAACAACCTGGGTCTTGATCCAGCCACCTTGATCATTAGTGAGGCCTATGCGGATCAGGGGCCGAGCCTGAAGCGGTTCCGTCCTCGGGCCCAGGGCCGTGCCTACCAAATCCGTAAGCCCACCTGCCACATTACGATTTCCGTGGCATCCGTTGATTTCACTGACGAGTAG
- the rpsE gene encoding 30S ribosomal protein S5 yields the protein MPNRRKNPRKVEKETDWQERVVQIRRVSKVVKGGKKLSFRAIVIVGNERGQVGVGVGKAADVIGAVRKGVADGKKHLIDVPITKSNSIPHPTTGEGGAARVMIRPAAPGTGVIAGGAVRTVLELAGVRNVLAKQLGSSNPLNNARAAVEALASLRTLGEVAEERDIPLENLYSQ from the coding sequence ATGCCCAATCGTCGCAAAAACCCCCGCAAAGTAGAAAAAGAAACCGACTGGCAAGAGCGGGTTGTCCAAATTCGCCGGGTTTCTAAAGTGGTCAAAGGGGGCAAAAAACTGAGCTTCCGGGCCATTGTTATTGTTGGCAACGAACGGGGCCAAGTTGGCGTTGGCGTCGGTAAGGCCGCCGATGTAATTGGAGCCGTCCGTAAAGGCGTTGCCGATGGTAAAAAACACCTAATCGATGTCCCCATTACCAAATCCAATTCCATTCCCCATCCCACCACCGGTGAAGGGGGGGCAGCCCGGGTCATGATTCGTCCCGCCGCTCCTGGTACTGGGGTTATTGCTGGGGGAGCCGTGCGTACCGTTCTCGAACTAGCCGGAGTCCGGAATGTCCTAGCCAAGCAATTGGGTTCCAGTAATCCCCTCAACAATGCCCGGGCTGCCGTTGAGGCCCTAGCCTCCCTCCGTACCCTAGGAGAAGTGGCCGAAGAGCGGGATATTCCCCTTGAAAACCTCTATAGCCAGTAG
- a CDS encoding DUF29 domain-containing protein: MHPSPQTRSLYDRDFYAWTQAQTEALRSGKLDQLDIVNLSEEIEFLGKQQRQELRNRLGVLLGHLLKWHFQPRFRSKSWIYTIREQRREICRHLKENPSLKPYLREAIALGYENGLDMVGRETPLDPDQLPQSCPFSEFQIFEEPIS; encoded by the coding sequence ATGCACCCATCCCCGCAAACCCGCTCCCTATATGATCGTGATTTTTATGCGTGGACTCAGGCGCAAACGGAGGCCCTACGTTCTGGGAAGCTTGACCAGCTAGACATAGTTAACCTCAGTGAAGAGATTGAGTTCTTGGGCAAACAACAGCGGCAAGAACTTCGTAACCGTCTGGGTGTTTTATTGGGGCATTTGTTGAAGTGGCATTTCCAGCCTAGGTTTCGATCCAAAAGCTGGATATACACGATCCGCGAACAACGACGTGAAATTTGTCGTCACCTCAAGGAAAATCCCAGCCTAAAACCCTACCTCAGGGAAGCGATCGCCCTAGGCTATGAAAATGGCTTAGATATGGTCGGACGGGAAACGCCCCTGGATCCTGATCAGCTTCCCCAATCCTGCCCATTTTCAGAATTTCAAATCTTTGAGGAGCCAATATCCTAG
- the rplO gene encoding 50S ribosomal protein L15, whose protein sequence is MRFSDLHAQAGSRPRGRRIGRGIAAGQGASGGFGMRGQKSRSGRPTRPGFEGGQNPLYRRLPKLKHFPIVNQQHYTTINVDQLNTLPADTVVTLASLLEVGILTTNDGPLKILGNGELNVKLRVEAHGFTATARSKIEAAGGECVDLTAPVQD, encoded by the coding sequence ATGCGTTTTAGTGACTTACATGCCCAAGCCGGTTCCCGCCCCCGTGGTCGTCGCATTGGCCGCGGCATTGCAGCAGGTCAAGGGGCCAGCGGTGGCTTTGGCATGCGGGGGCAAAAATCTCGCTCCGGTCGTCCCACCCGGCCAGGCTTTGAAGGTGGTCAAAATCCCCTCTATCGCCGTCTACCCAAACTCAAGCATTTCCCCATCGTTAATCAACAGCATTACACTACGATCAATGTTGATCAACTGAATACATTGCCTGCGGATACGGTTGTCACCCTGGCATCCTTGCTAGAGGTGGGCATCCTCACCACCAATGATGGGCCCCTAAAAATACTGGGTAATGGCGAACTCAATGTCAAACTGCGGGTAGAAGCCCATGGATTTACGGCAACAGCCCGCAGCAAAATTGAAGCCGCTGGTGGTGAATGCGTTGATTTAACAGCCCCAGTCCAGGATTAG
- the rpsH gene encoding 30S ribosomal protein S8, which translates to MAVNDTIADMLTRIRNANLARHQTTLIPATRMTLSIAQVLKAEGFIRDFEEQGEGIKRHLVVALKYRGKQRQPIITALKRVSKPGLRVYANSRELPRVLGGIGIAIISTSSGIMTDRDARKQGIGGEVLCYIW; encoded by the coding sequence ATGGCAGTAAACGATACCATCGCCGATATGCTGACTCGCATCCGCAACGCTAATTTAGCTCGGCATCAAACCACCTTAATTCCAGCAACGCGGATGACCTTAAGTATTGCCCAAGTTCTTAAGGCAGAAGGATTTATTCGCGACTTTGAAGAACAGGGTGAAGGGATCAAGCGGCATCTCGTCGTGGCCCTGAAATATCGGGGTAAACAACGCCAGCCCATTATCACCGCCCTTAAGCGGGTCAGTAAACCAGGGTTGCGGGTCTATGCCAACTCCCGGGAACTCCCACGGGTACTCGGTGGTATCGGCATTGCCATCATTTCCACCTCCAGCGGCATCATGACCGATCGCGATGCTCGGAAACAGGGGATTGGCGGTGAAGTTCTTTGTTATATCTGGTAA
- the secY gene encoding preprotein translocase subunit SecY, translating to MIVNRGKTPTAQETFTQMAQAAGLRTRLLISLGLLIFVRLGIYLPVPGIDRQVFASSVEDNAVIRFLDIFSGGGLSALGIFALGILPYINASIIMQLMTAALPSLEHLQKEEGEAGRRKISQITRYVALGWAIIQSTGIAIFVSSIPGAALRPGPIFIAETVLALTAGSMFVMWVSELITERGIGNGASLLIFLSIVAYLPGSIGQTIALAESGGSVGGIIILVVVFLAMIVGIVFVQEGTRRIPIVSARRQVGRKLYREQTSYLPLRLNQGGVMPIIFASAMLILPSTLAQFTQNELVARIGNYISPVGPTPWIYVIVYLTLILFFSYFYSSLVVNPVDMSQNLKKMGASIPGIRPGKATSDYIEKVLNRLTFLGAIFLGLVAIIPTAVESATRVTTFQGLGATSLLILVGVAIDTSKQIQTYVISQRYEGMVKQ from the coding sequence ATGATTGTCAATCGCGGTAAAACTCCCACTGCCCAAGAAACATTTACGCAAATGGCCCAGGCCGCTGGTTTGCGAACTCGTTTACTGATTAGCCTAGGGCTTTTGATTTTTGTGCGTCTGGGTATTTACTTACCCGTGCCGGGCATCGATCGCCAAGTTTTTGCCAGCAGTGTGGAAGATAATGCTGTGATTCGCTTCCTGGATATTTTTTCTGGAGGTGGTTTATCGGCCCTAGGGATTTTTGCCCTGGGAATTTTGCCCTACATTAATGCTTCCATCATCATGCAGTTAATGACTGCGGCTCTTCCCTCCCTGGAACACCTTCAAAAAGAAGAAGGGGAAGCGGGGCGACGCAAAATTTCCCAAATTACCCGTTATGTCGCCCTGGGTTGGGCCATTATCCAGAGTACGGGGATCGCTATTTTTGTCAGTTCTATCCCTGGGGCAGCCCTGCGGCCGGGACCCATCTTCATTGCTGAGACGGTACTTGCCCTCACCGCTGGCTCCATGTTTGTGATGTGGGTCTCAGAATTGATCACTGAGCGGGGTATTGGCAACGGTGCATCCCTGCTTATTTTCTTGAGTATTGTCGCTTACCTACCCGGCTCCATTGGTCAAACCATTGCCCTAGCCGAAAGCGGCGGTAGTGTGGGTGGCATTATTATTCTGGTGGTTGTGTTTCTGGCCATGATTGTCGGGATCGTCTTTGTCCAGGAAGGAACGCGGCGAATCCCCATCGTTTCCGCGCGGCGACAAGTGGGTCGGAAACTCTATCGGGAGCAGACGAGCTATCTCCCCTTGCGATTGAACCAGGGGGGGGTGATGCCGATCATCTTTGCTTCAGCCATGTTGATTTTACCCTCCACTCTGGCCCAGTTTACCCAGAATGAACTGGTTGCTCGCATTGGTAACTACATCTCTCCTGTGGGGCCCACCCCTTGGATTTACGTCATTGTTTATTTAACGCTGATCCTTTTCTTTAGTTACTTTTACTCTTCCCTGGTGGTCAATCCAGTAGACATGTCCCAAAACCTGAAGAAAATGGGGGCTAGTATTCCTGGCATTCGTCCTGGTAAGGCAACCTCCGACTACATTGAAAAGGTTCTGAATCGCCTAACCTTCTTGGGAGCCATCTTTTTGGGTCTGGTGGCAATCATCCCCACGGCAGTGGAAAGCGCAACCCGTGTCACCACCTTCCAGGGCTTGGGGGCAACCTCCCTTTTGATTTTGGTGGGGGTAGCCATTGATACGTCCAAGCAGATTCAGACCTATGTGATTTCGCAGCGTTATGAGGGAATGGTTAAGCAGTAA
- the rpsS gene encoding 30S ribosomal protein S19, whose translation MGRSLKKGPFIADHLLRKIETLNAKGDKQLIKTWSRASTILPEMIGHTIAVHNGQKHVPVYITEQMVGHKLGEFAPTRTFRSHVKGDKKARY comes from the coding sequence ATGGGACGTTCACTAAAAAAAGGGCCATTTATTGCCGATCATCTGTTGCGGAAGATCGAAACCCTCAATGCCAAGGGAGATAAGCAGTTGATCAAGACTTGGTCGCGGGCCTCAACTATTTTGCCGGAAATGATCGGCCACACGATCGCGGTTCACAACGGTCAAAAGCATGTTCCGGTCTACATCACTGAGCAAATGGTCGGCCACAAGCTCGGCGAATTTGCCCCTACCCGCACGTTTCGTAGTCATGTTAAGGGCGATAAAAAGGCCCGTTATTAA
- the rplE gene encoding 50S ribosomal protein L5 produces MSQRFKNLYTETVVPQLMQQFQYTNIHQVPKVSKVTVNRGLGEAAQNAKALEATLTELATITGQKPVVTRAKKAIAGFKVRQGMPVGVAVTLRSQRMYAFLDRLINLALPRIRDFRGVNPKSFDGRGNYTLGLREQLIFPEVNYDDIDQIRGMDVSIITTAKTDEEGRALLKALGMPFRDS; encoded by the coding sequence ATGTCTCAACGCTTTAAAAACCTCTACACCGAAACTGTTGTGCCGCAACTTATGCAGCAATTTCAATACACCAATATCCACCAGGTTCCCAAGGTATCCAAGGTGACCGTGAATCGGGGTCTAGGGGAAGCAGCCCAAAATGCTAAAGCCCTGGAAGCAACCCTGACCGAACTTGCCACCATTACGGGGCAAAAACCGGTGGTCACCCGCGCCAAGAAGGCGATCGCTGGATTTAAGGTTCGTCAAGGAATGCCGGTGGGCGTGGCCGTCACGTTGCGATCGCAGCGGATGTATGCCTTTTTAGATCGCCTGATCAACTTGGCCCTGCCTCGAATTCGAGACTTTCGGGGCGTTAATCCTAAAAGTTTTGATGGCCGCGGCAATTACACCCTGGGTCTGCGAGAGCAGTTAATTTTTCCAGAAGTGAACTATGACGACATCGATCAGATTCGCGGCATGGATGTCTCAATCATCACCACTGCCAAAACCGATGAAGAAGGGCGCGCTTTGCTCAAAGCATTGGGGATGCCTTTCCGTGATAGTTAA
- the rplX gene encoding 50S ribosomal protein L24 → MATKKQPIRHRMHVKKGDTVQVIAGRDKAKVGEILDVFPKTSKVLVKGVNVKTKHVKPQQEGESGQIVTQEAPINSSKVMVYSTKQNIASRICYTYTEDGRKVRMLKKTGEIID, encoded by the coding sequence ATGGCCACGAAAAAGCAACCTATCCGTCATCGTATGCACGTTAAAAAAGGCGACACCGTTCAAGTCATTGCCGGGCGTGATAAGGCCAAAGTTGGCGAAATCCTGGATGTCTTTCCCAAAACCAGCAAGGTTCTGGTGAAGGGCGTGAATGTGAAAACCAAACACGTCAAACCGCAGCAGGAGGGTGAATCGGGTCAAATTGTCACTCAGGAAGCCCCCATCAATAGCTCCAAGGTGATGGTTTATTCCACGAAGCAAAATATTGCAAGTCGAATTTGCTACACCTATACCGAAGATGGTCGCAAGGTGCGAATGCTGAAAAAAACCGGAGAAATTATCGATTAA
- the rplN gene encoding 50S ribosomal protein L14: MIQQESYLNVADNSGAKKLLCIRVVGGGNRRYGSVGDVIIATVKDATPNMAVKKSDVVRAVIVRTKKAIRRESGMSIRFDDNAAVLINPEGNPRGTRVFGPVARELRDKNFTKIVSLAPEVL; the protein is encoded by the coding sequence ATGATTCAGCAGGAAAGTTATCTGAATGTTGCCGATAACAGTGGTGCCAAAAAGCTCCTATGTATTCGGGTCGTGGGTGGCGGAAATCGGCGGTATGGCAGTGTCGGTGATGTGATTATTGCCACGGTCAAAGATGCTACACCGAACATGGCGGTGAAAAAATCCGATGTGGTTCGGGCGGTGATTGTGCGAACCAAGAAAGCAATTCGCCGCGAAAGTGGCATGAGTATTCGCTTTGATGACAATGCCGCCGTTCTCATCAACCCGGAAGGTAATCCCAGGGGAACGCGGGTCTTTGGCCCCGTAGCGCGGGAATTGCGGGATAAAAATTTCACTAAAATTGTCTCCTTGGCACCGGAGGTACTCTAA
- the rplB gene encoding 50S ribosomal protein L2, whose translation MGIRSYRPYTPGTRQKSVSDFAEITTDSPEKSLTRGRKRDKGRNNRGVITSRRRGGGHKRRYRDVDFRRSNKPNVPGKVVTVEYDPNRNARISLVHYQDGEKRYILHPRDLVPGTQIVTGPDAPIEVGNSLPLYKIPLGTAVHNVEITPGRGGQMVRAAGAMAQVVAKEGEMVTLKLPSGEVRLFRKECYATIGQVGNVEANNISIGKAGRNRWKGRRPKVRGSVMNPVDHPHGGGEGRAPIGRSGPVTPWGKPTLGYKTRKKKKLSNALIVRRRKKSSKRGRGGRQS comes from the coding sequence ATGGGTATTCGTTCCTATCGACCTTACACCCCTGGAACTCGGCAGAAATCCGTCTCGGACTTTGCTGAAATTACCACCGACTCACCGGAAAAGTCCCTAACCCGTGGACGAAAGCGGGATAAGGGTCGGAATAATCGTGGTGTCATTACCAGTCGGCGGCGGGGAGGCGGCCATAAGCGTCGCTACCGGGATGTCGATTTTCGCCGTAGCAATAAACCCAACGTGCCCGGTAAGGTCGTGACCGTCGAGTACGATCCAAACCGGAATGCCCGTATTTCCTTGGTGCATTATCAAGATGGTGAGAAACGCTATATTCTCCATCCCCGGGATCTCGTCCCTGGCACTCAAATTGTTACTGGCCCCGATGCCCCCATTGAAGTTGGGAATTCTCTGCCCCTGTACAAAATTCCCCTAGGTACCGCCGTTCATAATGTGGAAATCACCCCCGGTCGCGGTGGTCAAATGGTACGGGCCGCAGGTGCTATGGCCCAAGTGGTTGCTAAAGAAGGGGAGATGGTGACGCTAAAGCTGCCCTCTGGGGAAGTGCGTTTATTCCGGAAAGAGTGCTATGCCACCATTGGCCAGGTGGGGAACGTCGAGGCCAACAACATCAGTATTGGTAAGGCGGGACGAAATCGCTGGAAAGGCCGCCGACCCAAGGTTCGCGGTTCAGTCATGAACCCGGTGGATCACCCCCATGGTGGTGGTGAAGGGCGTGCCCCCATTGGCCGCAGTGGCCCGGTAACGCCTTGGGGTAAACCGACCCTGGGTTATAAGACTCGCAAGAAGAAAAAACTCAGCAATGCGTTGATCGTGCGCCGGCGGAAAAAATCCTCCAAGCGCGGTCGTGGGGGTCGTCAGTCTTAG
- the rplR gene encoding 50S ribosomal protein L18, with protein MKQTRVAAVKSRHQRIRRKVTGTGDRPRLAVFRSHQHIYAQLIDDSQHHTLIAASSLEPDLRQKLESGNNCKASEEVGRLIAERAKAAGIDHVVFDRGGNIYHGRVKALAEAARDAGLEF; from the coding sequence ATGAAACAGACACGAGTTGCCGCAGTTAAAAGTCGGCATCAACGCATCCGACGTAAAGTTACGGGCACCGGCGATCGCCCCCGGTTAGCCGTATTTCGCTCCCATCAACATATTTATGCCCAGTTGATCGATGACAGCCAACATCACACCCTCATTGCCGCCTCTAGTCTTGAGCCAGACCTGCGGCAAAAACTTGAGAGTGGCAACAATTGCAAAGCATCTGAGGAAGTTGGGCGACTCATTGCCGAACGGGCCAAAGCTGCTGGCATTGATCATGTTGTCTTTGATCGCGGTGGCAATATTTACCACGGACGAGTTAAGGCCCTTGCTGAAGCTGCCCGTGACGCTGGTCTAGAGTTTTAA
- the rplP gene encoding 50S ribosomal protein L16: MLSPKRTKFRKQQRGRMGGVATRGSNIDFGDYALQALEPAWITSRQIEAGRRAMTRYIRRGGKIWIRIFPDKPVTMRPAETRMGSGKGSPEYWVAVVKPGRIMYEIAGVPEETAREAMRLASFKMPIKTRFIVRKQEES, translated from the coding sequence ATGTTAAGTCCTAAACGTACAAAATTTCGCAAACAACAACGGGGCCGCATGGGTGGGGTTGCCACTCGTGGTAGCAATATTGACTTTGGGGATTACGCCCTGCAAGCCCTTGAGCCGGCCTGGATTACATCTCGTCAAATTGAGGCCGGACGGCGGGCCATGACCCGTTATATTCGTCGGGGTGGCAAGATCTGGATTCGTATTTTTCCCGATAAGCCCGTTACCATGCGGCCGGCAGAAACACGGATGGGTTCGGGGAAAGGTTCCCCTGAATACTGGGTTGCGGTGGTGAAGCCAGGGCGGATCATGTATGAGATCGCCGGTGTTCCTGAAGAAACGGCTCGAGAAGCCATGCGCCTTGCCTCTTTTAAGATGCCGATCAAAACTCGTTTTATTGTTCGCAAGCAGGAGGAGTCCTAG
- the rpsQ gene encoding 30S ribosomal protein S17, protein MAVKERLGLVVSDKMEKTVVVAVENRAPHPKYGKIVVKTRRYKVHDEENRCQTGDRVRIQETRPLSRTKRWTITEIVSSPNRG, encoded by the coding sequence ATGGCAGTAAAAGAACGATTGGGTCTCGTTGTTAGCGACAAGATGGAAAAAACCGTCGTGGTTGCCGTTGAAAACCGCGCTCCCCATCCGAAGTACGGCAAAATCGTCGTCAAAACCCGTCGCTATAAGGTTCACGATGAAGAAAATCGCTGCCAGACGGGCGATCGCGTGCGGATTCAGGAAACTCGCCCCCTGAGTCGGACAAAACGCTGGACCATCACCGAAATTGTTAGTTCTCCCAACCGGGGCTAG
- the rplC gene encoding 50S ribosomal protein L3 — protein MAVGILGTKLGMTQIFDETGKAVPITVVQAGPCPVTQIKTKQTDGYTAVQLAFGAATEKALTRPELGHLRRSETGPMRHLQEYRLEDVSAYQLGQPLTVEMFNPGQLVDVRGTSIGRGFAGYQRRHNFKRGPMAHGSKNHRAPGSTGAGTTPGRVYPGKRMAGRMGNERVTVRKLEVVRIDAERNLLLIKGALPGKPGALVSITPANIVGQKQ, from the coding sequence GTGGCAGTTGGCATCTTAGGAACAAAACTGGGCATGACCCAGATATTTGACGAAACCGGTAAAGCCGTGCCGATTACGGTCGTGCAAGCAGGGCCCTGTCCGGTCACTCAAATCAAAACGAAACAAACCGATGGCTATACGGCGGTTCAGCTTGCCTTTGGTGCAGCTACAGAGAAGGCCTTGACTCGGCCAGAATTAGGCCATTTACGCCGTTCTGAAACTGGGCCAATGCGACACCTCCAGGAATACCGCCTTGAGGATGTGTCCGCCTATCAGTTGGGGCAGCCCCTCACCGTCGAAATGTTTAATCCGGGTCAACTGGTGGATGTGCGTGGCACCAGTATTGGTCGGGGTTTTGCCGGTTATCAACGTCGCCACAATTTCAAGCGGGGGCCCATGGCCCATGGTTCTAAGAATCACCGCGCCCCTGGATCAACGGGAGCCGGTACTACCCCAGGCCGGGTTTATCCCGGTAAGCGGATGGCTGGACGCATGGGCAACGAGCGAGTCACTGTGCGGAAGCTAGAAGTTGTTCGCATTGATGCGGAGCGGAACTTGCTTTTAATTAAGGGAGCCTTGCCCGGAAAACCCGGTGCTTTAGTGAGCATTACTCCCGCCAACATTGTCGGCCAGAAGCAGTAG
- the rplF gene encoding 50S ribosomal protein L6, translating to MSRIGKRPIPLPAKVTLALNGQQVIVKGPRGELSRVLPPEVSITQEENTILIQRRNESRPARQRHGLCRTLVANMVEGVDQGFTKKLEIQGIGYRAQLKGQTLVLSMGYSHPVEIPPPPGITLEIEDNQGKKVQQGTIILVSGIDKELVGNLAAQIRGVRPPEPYKGKGIRYSGELVRRKVGKTGKK from the coding sequence ATGTCTCGGATCGGTAAACGTCCCATTCCCCTGCCAGCCAAGGTGACCCTAGCCCTTAATGGTCAGCAGGTCATCGTCAAAGGCCCCAGGGGCGAACTTAGTCGGGTCTTACCCCCAGAAGTGAGTATCACCCAAGAAGAAAACACTATCCTCATCCAGCGACGGAACGAGTCGCGGCCCGCTCGGCAGCGTCATGGTCTCTGCCGTACCCTTGTCGCCAACATGGTGGAAGGGGTAGATCAAGGGTTTACGAAGAAACTGGAAATCCAAGGGATCGGCTATCGGGCCCAACTGAAAGGTCAAACCCTTGTTCTCAGTATGGGCTACAGTCACCCTGTAGAAATCCCACCCCCCCCAGGGATTACCCTAGAGATTGAAGACAACCAGGGCAAGAAAGTCCAGCAGGGAACCATTATCCTCGTCAGCGGCATTGATAAGGAATTGGTGGGTAATCTGGCCGCCCAAATTCGTGGGGTACGTCCCCCCGAACCCTACAAGGGCAAAGGAATTCGCTACTCCGGTGAACTTGTCCGTCGTAAAGTTGGCAAAACAGGGAAGAAATAG
- the rplD gene encoding 50S ribosomal protein L4, whose translation MVSCIVKDWQGAESGEATLDLRVAKEESASHIVHRAVVRQLANARQGTASTKTRAEVRGGGRKPWRQKGTGRARAGSIRSPLWRGGGVIFGPKPRDYTQKMNRKERRLALRTALMSRTEDLIVVQDFSEQLPRPKTKELMTALGRWGIEAGQKVLLITSEAQENVLLSARNVPSIKLLRADQLNVFDLVHADRIVVTTAAIAKIQEVYGD comes from the coding sequence ATGGTATCTTGCATCGTCAAAGATTGGCAGGGCGCGGAATCCGGAGAAGCCACCCTCGATTTACGGGTAGCTAAGGAAGAATCCGCCAGTCATATTGTCCACCGCGCAGTTGTGCGCCAATTAGCCAATGCTCGTCAAGGGACGGCCTCAACCAAAACTCGAGCTGAGGTTCGGGGTGGGGGGCGCAAACCCTGGCGACAAAAGGGAACGGGTCGGGCCCGGGCGGGTTCTATTCGTTCTCCCCTCTGGCGGGGTGGTGGGGTCATTTTTGGCCCAAAACCGCGGGACTACACCCAAAAAATGAACCGCAAAGAGCGACGGTTAGCTCTACGCACCGCTCTAATGAGTCGGACTGAAGACCTGATTGTGGTGCAAGACTTTTCTGAACAGCTACCTCGGCCCAAAACCAAGGAATTGATGACCGCCTTGGGACGCTGGGGAATTGAGGCGGGTCAAAAAGTATTACTGATCACGTCGGAAGCCCAGGAAAATGTTCTTCTCTCTGCCCGTAATGTGCCTAGCATCAAACTACTCCGGGCCGATCAGCTGAATGTGTTTGATCTTGTTCACGCCGATCGCATTGTTGTCACCACTGCGGCGATCGCCAAAATTCAGGAGGTGTACGGTGACTAG
- the rpsC gene encoding 30S ribosomal protein S3, which produces MGQKINPIGFRLGITQEHRSRWYADPSRYPALLQEDHQIRQYIEKVLANAGIADVRIERKADQVELQIRTARPGVVVGKGGQGIEKLREDLRKMLPTGRTVKVNVLEVNRVDAEAGLLAEYITQQLERRVAFRRAVRQAIQRAQRAGVEGIKIQVAGRLNGAEIARTEWTREGRVPLHTLRADIDYAYRTARTIYGILGVKVWIFKGEVLPGQTESSFGREQPRQRTGQRRLPQFENRSN; this is translated from the coding sequence GTGGGACAGAAGATTAACCCGATTGGTTTTCGCCTCGGGATTACCCAAGAACATCGTTCACGGTGGTATGCGGATCCCAGTCGCTACCCAGCCCTATTGCAGGAAGATCATCAGATTCGTCAGTACATCGAAAAAGTCCTGGCCAATGCTGGTATTGCCGATGTTCGCATTGAGCGCAAAGCCGATCAGGTGGAATTACAAATTCGCACCGCCCGTCCTGGGGTCGTTGTCGGCAAGGGTGGCCAAGGGATTGAAAAGCTTCGGGAAGATCTACGGAAAATGTTACCCACGGGACGCACTGTTAAGGTGAATGTCCTCGAAGTGAACCGAGTAGATGCGGAGGCCGGTCTGTTGGCTGAGTACATTACCCAGCAGTTGGAGCGGCGGGTTGCCTTTCGGCGGGCCGTTCGCCAAGCGATTCAACGGGCCCAGCGGGCCGGAGTTGAAGGGATCAAAATCCAGGTTGCCGGTCGGCTCAACGGGGCAGAAATTGCTCGTACCGAATGGACCAGGGAAGGTCGTGTCCCCCTCCATACTCTGCGGGCGGACATTGACTATGCCTACCGTACTGCCCGAACCATTTATGGCATTTTGGGGGTCAAGGTGTGGATATTTAAGGGTGAAGTGTTGCCGGGTCAAACGGAATCTAGCTTTGGGCGGGAACAGCCTCGGCAGCGGACGGGTCAGCGTCGCTTACCCCAGTTCGAGAATCGCTCTAACTAG
- the rpmC gene encoding 50S ribosomal protein L29 has product MALTKIADLRELDDQAIADQIVDLKKQLFNLRFQKATRQEVKPHQFKHLRHTLAQLLTLEQERQSSATSANEEGN; this is encoded by the coding sequence ATGGCGCTCACAAAAATAGCTGACCTACGGGAACTAGATGATCAGGCGATCGCCGATCAGATTGTTGATCTCAAAAAACAACTGTTTAATCTGCGGTTTCAAAAAGCCACCCGCCAGGAAGTAAAGCCTCACCAGTTCAAGCATTTACGCCATACCTTGGCCCAGCTACTTACCCTAGAGCAGGAACGACAGTCCAGTGCAACCTCAGCAAATGAGGAAGGAAACTAA
- a CDS encoding 50S ribosomal protein L23 has translation MTRVIPRSLADLIRRPIITEKATIALENNHYTFDVDPRATKPQIKAAIEELFGVTVVAVNTQNPPKKKRRVGRFIGMRPQYKRAIVTLASGDSITLFPEV, from the coding sequence GTGACTAGAGTAATCCCCCGCTCCTTGGCCGATCTGATCCGTCGTCCCATCATCACCGAGAAGGCGACCATTGCCCTGGAAAATAATCACTACACCTTTGATGTGGATCCCCGCGCCACCAAACCCCAAATCAAGGCGGCCATTGAAGAACTCTTTGGCGTCACGGTGGTTGCGGTGAATACCCAAAACCCTCCCAAGAAAAAGCGGCGGGTTGGGCGATTTATCGGCATGCGGCCTCAATACAAACGGGCGATCGTCACCCTCGCCAGTGGTGACTCCATTACCCTCTTCCCCGAAGTTTAG